Proteins co-encoded in one Garra rufa chromosome 21, GarRuf1.0, whole genome shotgun sequence genomic window:
- the xdh gene encoding xanthine dehydrogenase/oxidase isoform X1 yields the protein MSFIMEETKNKLKSPGDDLVFFVNGKKITEKNAEPEKTLLTYLRRSLGLTGTKLGCAEGGCGACTVMVSKYHPHQNQIIHYAVNACLAPLCSLHHCAVTTVEGIGSVASKLHPVQERIAKAHGSQCGFCTPGIVMSMYALLRNNPQPNMHDIQEAFQGNLCRCTGYRPILEGYRTFAKDGGCCGGKGQTNGCCMTNGHVQEHVSDNSTLPAEKLYDQSEFMPLDPTQEIIFPPELMSLSKQPQRKLRFVGERVLWIQPCSLEELLELKATYPNAKLVVGNTEVGIEMKFKKLLYPVILAPAYIPELNTIQHTQDGIQVGASVTLTVLGDVLHAAVKKLPAHQTEVFKAVLEQLRWFAGQQIRNVAAVGGNIMTASPISDLNPVFMAAGCKLTVMSKGEKRVLEMDDKFFPGYRKTILKPEEILLSIEIPYTRKGQYFSAFKQSPRKEDDIAIVTCGMNVLFKEQSNTVQSIRISYGGMAPVTVLATATCNRLLNRQWNKELLEEACASLAEEMILSPSAPGGMVTYRRTLTISFFYKFFLTVQHKLALDLQMEGLTVEDVRPECATATELFQLDSPSSVQLYQAVPAGHNSEDVVGQPIMHLSALKQATGEAIYCDDIPCYENELHLALVTSTKAHALIKSIDTSDAMAVPGVVAFVSARDIPGSNMTGPVVYDETVFADDKVTCVGHIVGAIVADTQAHAQRAAKAVKISYEELQPVIVTIQDAIANKSFFQPVRSIERGEVAQGFKDSDHILHGEMHIGGQEQFYLETNCTLAVPRGEDGEMELFVSTQSASKTQALVAKALGVPANRVVCRVKRMGGGFGGKESRSTILSTVVAVAAHTVKRPVRCMLDRDEDMLVTGGRHPFFGHYKVGYMNDGRVMALDVTLYSNAGNSLDLSLSILERALFHMDNSYNIPNIRGTGYMCKTNLPSNSAFRGFGGPQGMMIAESWMSDVALSCGLPAEEVRRMNMYKEGDFTPFNQCLDQFTIDRCWEECLQLSEFKKRKDAVEQYNRQHRWTKRGLSIIPTKFGISFTAVFLNQAGALVLVYSDGSVLLTHGGTEMGQGLHTKMVQVASKTLGIPCSKIHITETSTNTVPNTSPTAASASSDLNGMAVYNACQTLLQRLQPYKDKNPKGCWEDWVNAAYFDRVNLSANGFYKTPDLGYDFDSNSGRPFNYFSYGVAVSEVEIDCLTGSHKNLHTSIVMDVGKSLNPALDIGQVEGGFMQGLGLFTLEELRYSPDGYLYTRGPGMYKIPAFGDIPIELKVSLLRDAPNDKAIFSSKAVGEPPLFLAASVFYAIKDAITAARAESGLTGPFRLDSPATPERIRNACEDKFTKMCPPADPGTFTPWAVQV from the exons ATGTCTTTCATAATGGAAGAGACTAAAAACAAACTTAAGTCTCCAGGAGATGACCTTGTTTTCTTCGTTAATGGAAAAAag ATCACTGAGAAGAATGCTGAGCCTGAGAAAACCCTCTTGACATATCTGAGGAGAAGCt TGGGTCTGACGGGAACCAAACTGGGATGTGCTGAAGGAGGTTGTGGAGCCTGCACTGTAATGGTGTCCAAATATCATCCACATCAAAACCAGATCAT TCACTATGCGGTTAATGCTTGTCTGGCTCCTTTATGCTCTTTGCATCACTGTGCAGTAACAACCGTGGAGGGCATCGGCAGTGTGGCCAGCAAACTCCATCCAGTACAG GAGCGAATTGCAAAGGCTCATGGGTCACAGTGTGGGTTCTGCACACCAGGAATTGTGATGTCTATGTATGCTCTTTTGAGAAACAACCCTCAACCCAACATGCATGACATTCAGGAGGCCTTTCAAG GCAATTTATGTCGCTGTACTGGGTACAGACCTATTCTAGAAGGCTACAGAACATTCGCAAAG GATGGGGGGTGTTGTGGTGGAAAAGGGCAAACTAATGGCTGCTGCATGACTAATGGACACGTACAAGAGCATGTCAGT GACAATTCAACGCTTCCAGCTGAGAAATTGTATGACCAATCAGAGTTTATGCCACTGGATCCAACACAAGAGATTATTTTCCCGCCTGAGCTCATG AGTCTAAGTAAACAGCCCCAGAGAAAGTTAAGGTTTGTGGGGGAACGAGTACTTTGGATTCAACCCTGCTCTCTCGAAGAACTCTTGGAGCTGAAGGCAACCTATCCGAACGCTAAACTAGTGGTTGGAAACACAGAAGTTG GTATTGAGATGAAGTTCAAAAAGCTTCTGTACCCTGTGATTCTGGCACCAGCTTACATCCCTGAACTGAACACCATCCAACACACTCAGGATG GTATTCAGGTTGGTGCATCAGTGACATTGACTGTCCTGGGGGATGTGTTGCATGCAGCGGTGAAGAAGCTGCCCGCTCATCAGACGGAGGTCTTTAAGGCTGTTCTTGAGCAGCTGCGTTGGTTTGCAGGACAGCAGATTCGAAATGTTGCG GCTGTTGGTGGCAATATTATGACAGCGAGTCCCATTTCAGACCTCAACCCTGTGTTTATGGCAGCGGGCTGCAAGCTGACGGTGATGTCCAAAG GGGAGAAACGTGTTCTTGAAATGGATGACAAGTTCTTCCCTGGTTATAGGAAGACCATTTTGAAGCCAGAGGAGATTCTGTTGTCCATTGAGATTCCATACACAAGAAAg GGCCAGTACTTTTCAGCTTTCAAACAGTCCCCTCGTAAAGAGGATGACATTGCCATTGTCACATGCGGGATGAATGTATTGTTCAAGGAGCAATCCAATACAGTGCAGAGTATCCGGATAAGCTATGGAGGAATGGCGCCTGTCACTGTCCTTGCCACTGCAACATGCAACAGGTTACTCAACAG GCAATGGAACAAAGAGCTTCTAGAGGAAGCTTGCGCCTCATTAGCTGAGGAGATGATTCTGTCACCTTCAGCTCCTGGTGGGATGGTGACATACAGACGCACACTGACAATCAGCTTCTTTTACAAGTTCTTCCTCACTGTCCAGCACAAACTGGCTCTGGACTTGCAGATGGAG GGTTTGACTGTGGAAGATGTCCGACCTGAATGTGCTACTGCTACTGAGCTCTTCCAGTTGGACTCACCGTCCAGTGTACAACTCTACCAG GCAGTTCCCGCTGGTCATAATAGTGAAGACGTCGTGGGGCAGCCGATCATGCACCTCTCTGCACTTAAGCAGGCCACAGGAGAAGCTATCTACTGTGACGACATCCCCTGTTATGAAAACGAGCTTCATTTGGCTTTGGTCACCAGCACTAAAGCTCACGCACTCATAAA ATCCATTGACACCTCTGATGCAATGGCAGTTCCTGGAGTGGTTGCATTTGTCTCTGCTAGAGACATCCCTGGAAGTAACATGACAGGGCCTGTTGTTTATGACGAGACCGTTTTTGCAGATGATAAg GTCACATGTGTTGGACATATAGTGGGGGCCATTGTGGCAGACACACAGGCCCATGCTCAGAGAGCAGCCAAAGCAGTGAAGATCAGCTATGAGGAACTGCAGCCTGTAATTGTCACCATTCAG GACGCAATTGCCAACAAGTCCTTCTTTCAGCCAGTGAGAAGTATAGAGAGAGGAGAAGTTGCACAAGGATTCAAAGACTCTGATCACATTCTGCACG GTGAGATGCACATTGGAGGACAGGAACAGTTTTATCTGGAGACTAATTGCACGCTGGCGGTCCCTCGTGGAGAGGATGGAGAAATGGAGCTGTTTGTGTCCACACAGTCAGCCTCCAAGACTCAA GCCCTTGTGGCTAAAGCTCTAGGAGTGCCTGCCAATCGGGTGGTGTGTCGTGTAAAGAGGATGGGAGGAGGATTTGGAGGGAAAGAAAGTCGGAGCACCATTCTGTCCACAGTGGTTGCTGTTGCCGCACATAC GGTCAAACGGCCAGTTCGCTGCATGCTAGATCGTGATGAGGACATGCTGGTCACAGGTGGTCGGCATCCATTCTTTGGACACTACAAG GTTGGGTACATGAATGATGGAAGAGTGATGGCACTTGATGTGACGCTTTACAGCAATGCTGGCAATTCACTGGACCTGTCATTGTCA ATCCTGGAGAGGGCACTATTCCACATGGATAATTCCTACAACATTCCTAACATTCGTGGCACAGGCTACATGTGTAAAACCAACCTGCCGTCTAACTCAGCATTCAGAGGCTTTGGTGGACCCCAGGGCATGATGATCGCAGAGAGCTGGATGAGTGACGTGGCTTTGAGCTGTGGTCTGCCTGCTGAAGAG GTGAGGAGGATGAACATGTATAAGGAGGGGGATTTCACACCCTTCAATCAATGTCTAGACCAGTTCACCATTGATCGCTGCTGGGAGGAATGCTTGCAGCTCTCAGAATTTAAAAAGCGCAAGGATGCAGTGGAACAATACAACAG GCAGCATCGTTGGACCAAAAGAGGGCTGTCCATCATTCCCACCAAGTTTGGCATCAGCTTCACTGCTGTCTTCCTCAACCAG GCTGGAGCATTGGTACTTGTGTACTCAGATGGTTCGGTTTTACTAACTCATGGTGGAACAGAAATGGGGCAAGGCCTGCACACTAAAATGGTCCAG GTGGCCAGTAAAACTCTTGGAATCCCCTGCTCAAAGATTCACATCACAGAGACCAGCACTAACACAGTTCCCAACACTAGTCCTACGGCCGCCTCCGCCTCCTCTGACCTTAACGGCATGGCCGTCTAT AATGCTTGCCAGACATTACTACAGAGACTTCAGCCTTACAAAGACAAAAACCCCAAAGGCTGCTGGGAGGATTGG GTGAATGCAGCATATTTCGACAGAGTCAATTTGTCTGCCAATGGATTTTACAA GACTCCAGATCTTGGCTATGATTTTGACTCAAATTCAGGAAGGCCATTTAACTACTTCAGTTATGGCGTGGCTGTCTCAGAGGTGGAGATAGACTGTCTAACTGGCAGTCATAAG AATCTTCATACATCTATAGTCATGGATGTGGGCAAGAGTTTAAATCCAGCATTGGAcattggacag GTGGAGGGTGGTTTCATGCAAGGTTTAGGCCTGTTCACACTGGAGGAGCTACGCTACTCTCCAGATGGTTACTTGTACACTCGAGGACCTGGAATGTATAAGATTCCCGCTTTTGGGGATATTCCCATTGAACTAAAGGTCTCGCTGCTCAGAGACGCTCCTAATGATAAAGCCATCTTCTCGTCAAAG GCTGTGGGCGAGCCTCCTCTCTTTCTGGCGGCTTCGGTGTTTTATGCCATCAAAGATGCCATCACAGCTGCCAGGGCTGAGTCTGGCCTGACTGGACCCTTCAGACTGGACAGCCCTGCCACACCTGAACGGATACGAAATGCCTGTGAAGACAAGTTTACTAAAATG TGTCCTCCTGCGGATCCTGGCACCTTTACCCCATGGGCAGTGCAGGTGTAA
- the xdh gene encoding xanthine dehydrogenase/oxidase isoform X2, with protein MSFIMEETKNKLKSPGDDLVFFVNGKKITEKNAEPEKTLLTYLRRSLGLTGTKLGCAEGGCGACTVMVSKYHPHQNQIIHYAVNACLAPLCSLHHCAVTTVEGIGSVASKLHPVQERIAKAHGSQCGFCTPGIVMSMYALLRNNPQPNMHDIQEAFQGNLCRCTGYRPILEGYRTFAKDGGCCGGKGQTNGCCMTNGHVQEHDNSTLPAEKLYDQSEFMPLDPTQEIIFPPELMSLSKQPQRKLRFVGERVLWIQPCSLEELLELKATYPNAKLVVGNTEVGIEMKFKKLLYPVILAPAYIPELNTIQHTQDGIQVGASVTLTVLGDVLHAAVKKLPAHQTEVFKAVLEQLRWFAGQQIRNVAAVGGNIMTASPISDLNPVFMAAGCKLTVMSKGEKRVLEMDDKFFPGYRKTILKPEEILLSIEIPYTRKGQYFSAFKQSPRKEDDIAIVTCGMNVLFKEQSNTVQSIRISYGGMAPVTVLATATCNRLLNRQWNKELLEEACASLAEEMILSPSAPGGMVTYRRTLTISFFYKFFLTVQHKLALDLQMEGLTVEDVRPECATATELFQLDSPSSVQLYQAVPAGHNSEDVVGQPIMHLSALKQATGEAIYCDDIPCYENELHLALVTSTKAHALIKSIDTSDAMAVPGVVAFVSARDIPGSNMTGPVVYDETVFADDKVTCVGHIVGAIVADTQAHAQRAAKAVKISYEELQPVIVTIQDAIANKSFFQPVRSIERGEVAQGFKDSDHILHGEMHIGGQEQFYLETNCTLAVPRGEDGEMELFVSTQSASKTQALVAKALGVPANRVVCRVKRMGGGFGGKESRSTILSTVVAVAAHTVKRPVRCMLDRDEDMLVTGGRHPFFGHYKVGYMNDGRVMALDVTLYSNAGNSLDLSLSILERALFHMDNSYNIPNIRGTGYMCKTNLPSNSAFRGFGGPQGMMIAESWMSDVALSCGLPAEEVRRMNMYKEGDFTPFNQCLDQFTIDRCWEECLQLSEFKKRKDAVEQYNRQHRWTKRGLSIIPTKFGISFTAVFLNQAGALVLVYSDGSVLLTHGGTEMGQGLHTKMVQVASKTLGIPCSKIHITETSTNTVPNTSPTAASASSDLNGMAVYNACQTLLQRLQPYKDKNPKGCWEDWVNAAYFDRVNLSANGFYKTPDLGYDFDSNSGRPFNYFSYGVAVSEVEIDCLTGSHKNLHTSIVMDVGKSLNPALDIGQVEGGFMQGLGLFTLEELRYSPDGYLYTRGPGMYKIPAFGDIPIELKVSLLRDAPNDKAIFSSKAVGEPPLFLAASVFYAIKDAITAARAESGLTGPFRLDSPATPERIRNACEDKFTKMCPPADPGTFTPWAVQV; from the exons ATGTCTTTCATAATGGAAGAGACTAAAAACAAACTTAAGTCTCCAGGAGATGACCTTGTTTTCTTCGTTAATGGAAAAAag ATCACTGAGAAGAATGCTGAGCCTGAGAAAACCCTCTTGACATATCTGAGGAGAAGCt TGGGTCTGACGGGAACCAAACTGGGATGTGCTGAAGGAGGTTGTGGAGCCTGCACTGTAATGGTGTCCAAATATCATCCACATCAAAACCAGATCAT TCACTATGCGGTTAATGCTTGTCTGGCTCCTTTATGCTCTTTGCATCACTGTGCAGTAACAACCGTGGAGGGCATCGGCAGTGTGGCCAGCAAACTCCATCCAGTACAG GAGCGAATTGCAAAGGCTCATGGGTCACAGTGTGGGTTCTGCACACCAGGAATTGTGATGTCTATGTATGCTCTTTTGAGAAACAACCCTCAACCCAACATGCATGACATTCAGGAGGCCTTTCAAG GCAATTTATGTCGCTGTACTGGGTACAGACCTATTCTAGAAGGCTACAGAACATTCGCAAAG GATGGGGGGTGTTGTGGTGGAAAAGGGCAAACTAATGGCTGCTGCATGACTAATGGACACGTACAAGAGCAT GACAATTCAACGCTTCCAGCTGAGAAATTGTATGACCAATCAGAGTTTATGCCACTGGATCCAACACAAGAGATTATTTTCCCGCCTGAGCTCATG AGTCTAAGTAAACAGCCCCAGAGAAAGTTAAGGTTTGTGGGGGAACGAGTACTTTGGATTCAACCCTGCTCTCTCGAAGAACTCTTGGAGCTGAAGGCAACCTATCCGAACGCTAAACTAGTGGTTGGAAACACAGAAGTTG GTATTGAGATGAAGTTCAAAAAGCTTCTGTACCCTGTGATTCTGGCACCAGCTTACATCCCTGAACTGAACACCATCCAACACACTCAGGATG GTATTCAGGTTGGTGCATCAGTGACATTGACTGTCCTGGGGGATGTGTTGCATGCAGCGGTGAAGAAGCTGCCCGCTCATCAGACGGAGGTCTTTAAGGCTGTTCTTGAGCAGCTGCGTTGGTTTGCAGGACAGCAGATTCGAAATGTTGCG GCTGTTGGTGGCAATATTATGACAGCGAGTCCCATTTCAGACCTCAACCCTGTGTTTATGGCAGCGGGCTGCAAGCTGACGGTGATGTCCAAAG GGGAGAAACGTGTTCTTGAAATGGATGACAAGTTCTTCCCTGGTTATAGGAAGACCATTTTGAAGCCAGAGGAGATTCTGTTGTCCATTGAGATTCCATACACAAGAAAg GGCCAGTACTTTTCAGCTTTCAAACAGTCCCCTCGTAAAGAGGATGACATTGCCATTGTCACATGCGGGATGAATGTATTGTTCAAGGAGCAATCCAATACAGTGCAGAGTATCCGGATAAGCTATGGAGGAATGGCGCCTGTCACTGTCCTTGCCACTGCAACATGCAACAGGTTACTCAACAG GCAATGGAACAAAGAGCTTCTAGAGGAAGCTTGCGCCTCATTAGCTGAGGAGATGATTCTGTCACCTTCAGCTCCTGGTGGGATGGTGACATACAGACGCACACTGACAATCAGCTTCTTTTACAAGTTCTTCCTCACTGTCCAGCACAAACTGGCTCTGGACTTGCAGATGGAG GGTTTGACTGTGGAAGATGTCCGACCTGAATGTGCTACTGCTACTGAGCTCTTCCAGTTGGACTCACCGTCCAGTGTACAACTCTACCAG GCAGTTCCCGCTGGTCATAATAGTGAAGACGTCGTGGGGCAGCCGATCATGCACCTCTCTGCACTTAAGCAGGCCACAGGAGAAGCTATCTACTGTGACGACATCCCCTGTTATGAAAACGAGCTTCATTTGGCTTTGGTCACCAGCACTAAAGCTCACGCACTCATAAA ATCCATTGACACCTCTGATGCAATGGCAGTTCCTGGAGTGGTTGCATTTGTCTCTGCTAGAGACATCCCTGGAAGTAACATGACAGGGCCTGTTGTTTATGACGAGACCGTTTTTGCAGATGATAAg GTCACATGTGTTGGACATATAGTGGGGGCCATTGTGGCAGACACACAGGCCCATGCTCAGAGAGCAGCCAAAGCAGTGAAGATCAGCTATGAGGAACTGCAGCCTGTAATTGTCACCATTCAG GACGCAATTGCCAACAAGTCCTTCTTTCAGCCAGTGAGAAGTATAGAGAGAGGAGAAGTTGCACAAGGATTCAAAGACTCTGATCACATTCTGCACG GTGAGATGCACATTGGAGGACAGGAACAGTTTTATCTGGAGACTAATTGCACGCTGGCGGTCCCTCGTGGAGAGGATGGAGAAATGGAGCTGTTTGTGTCCACACAGTCAGCCTCCAAGACTCAA GCCCTTGTGGCTAAAGCTCTAGGAGTGCCTGCCAATCGGGTGGTGTGTCGTGTAAAGAGGATGGGAGGAGGATTTGGAGGGAAAGAAAGTCGGAGCACCATTCTGTCCACAGTGGTTGCTGTTGCCGCACATAC GGTCAAACGGCCAGTTCGCTGCATGCTAGATCGTGATGAGGACATGCTGGTCACAGGTGGTCGGCATCCATTCTTTGGACACTACAAG GTTGGGTACATGAATGATGGAAGAGTGATGGCACTTGATGTGACGCTTTACAGCAATGCTGGCAATTCACTGGACCTGTCATTGTCA ATCCTGGAGAGGGCACTATTCCACATGGATAATTCCTACAACATTCCTAACATTCGTGGCACAGGCTACATGTGTAAAACCAACCTGCCGTCTAACTCAGCATTCAGAGGCTTTGGTGGACCCCAGGGCATGATGATCGCAGAGAGCTGGATGAGTGACGTGGCTTTGAGCTGTGGTCTGCCTGCTGAAGAG GTGAGGAGGATGAACATGTATAAGGAGGGGGATTTCACACCCTTCAATCAATGTCTAGACCAGTTCACCATTGATCGCTGCTGGGAGGAATGCTTGCAGCTCTCAGAATTTAAAAAGCGCAAGGATGCAGTGGAACAATACAACAG GCAGCATCGTTGGACCAAAAGAGGGCTGTCCATCATTCCCACCAAGTTTGGCATCAGCTTCACTGCTGTCTTCCTCAACCAG GCTGGAGCATTGGTACTTGTGTACTCAGATGGTTCGGTTTTACTAACTCATGGTGGAACAGAAATGGGGCAAGGCCTGCACACTAAAATGGTCCAG GTGGCCAGTAAAACTCTTGGAATCCCCTGCTCAAAGATTCACATCACAGAGACCAGCACTAACACAGTTCCCAACACTAGTCCTACGGCCGCCTCCGCCTCCTCTGACCTTAACGGCATGGCCGTCTAT AATGCTTGCCAGACATTACTACAGAGACTTCAGCCTTACAAAGACAAAAACCCCAAAGGCTGCTGGGAGGATTGG GTGAATGCAGCATATTTCGACAGAGTCAATTTGTCTGCCAATGGATTTTACAA GACTCCAGATCTTGGCTATGATTTTGACTCAAATTCAGGAAGGCCATTTAACTACTTCAGTTATGGCGTGGCTGTCTCAGAGGTGGAGATAGACTGTCTAACTGGCAGTCATAAG AATCTTCATACATCTATAGTCATGGATGTGGGCAAGAGTTTAAATCCAGCATTGGAcattggacag GTGGAGGGTGGTTTCATGCAAGGTTTAGGCCTGTTCACACTGGAGGAGCTACGCTACTCTCCAGATGGTTACTTGTACACTCGAGGACCTGGAATGTATAAGATTCCCGCTTTTGGGGATATTCCCATTGAACTAAAGGTCTCGCTGCTCAGAGACGCTCCTAATGATAAAGCCATCTTCTCGTCAAAG GCTGTGGGCGAGCCTCCTCTCTTTCTGGCGGCTTCGGTGTTTTATGCCATCAAAGATGCCATCACAGCTGCCAGGGCTGAGTCTGGCCTGACTGGACCCTTCAGACTGGACAGCCCTGCCACACCTGAACGGATACGAAATGCCTGTGAAGACAAGTTTACTAAAATG TGTCCTCCTGCGGATCCTGGCACCTTTACCCCATGGGCAGTGCAGGTGTAA